CCCCGGAAACGATGTACAAACGGTACCTGCACATCGAGCAGGAAATCCAGGAATTCGAACGAGAGTTCGAGAAGATGTATAATTTGAAGATTCGGTTCTCTGACGAGGCACTAAGGGAGCTTGTAAGACTCGTGCTGAACGGTTCGGAAGAAGCATTGATAGTGTGCAGAAAAATCTTCCAGAATTATCATCACGGACTCAAGCTCGTTATGGAGAGAACCGGCCAGAAAGAATTCACGATTCCAGAGGAGGCGATCGGAGATCCCGAACGATTCCTCAATGAGATGATCCAAAAGACGTACAGATGAGATGTTTTCTCAATTCTTAAGAGCAGGGTCCTTACGGCCCTGTTTTTTTTGGGGGGGGAGGATGGCATTGATACCAACTCCCATGGCGAAGAGCGCCACAACGAAGGATGAAAGTCCCTTGAACTGAGATGAGAGCATGGCTACCTGCCTAGTATGAGATGAAATCAAACAACACTAGGAGGCGTGTCATGCCCTCAAGAAACCAGAATAACACTACCATATCAGTCGTGCACGAGATATCGTGCGGATTGGACGTCCACAAAAATTCCGTGTCAGCGTGTCTGTTGTATTCAGACAGTTCCGGTACAGAGCAATCCGAAATGCGTGAGTTCCAAACATTCACAGATGACCTTATCAAACTCAAGGAATGGCTCCTGGAACGAGAGTGTCCTGTAATTGCGATGGAGAGTACAGGACCATATTGGACTCCTGTTCATAACGTCCTTGAAGATTCCGTCAAGGTTATCTTGGTGAATGCCCGACACATGAGAAATGTTCCAGGCCATAAGACCGACATCAGCGACAGCAGATGGCTAGCCGGACTCTTGCGTCACGGCCTGCTCAAGGCCGCCTTTATTCCTCCGAAACATCAAAGACAGTGGCGTGATTTGACCCGAATGAGAAGAAACTACAAAGAAGACCTCGGGGATTTCCAACGCCGCGTTCACAAGCTCTTTCAACAGTCAAACATTAAAATCGATTCCGTGGTATCCGACCTGTTCGGCGCAACGGGCCGCAACCTCATGAAACTCTTAATCTCAGGCGACAATTCCCCTACGATTTCCGAGGTTGAAAATTGTCTGAGAGGATCGCTGCAAGACAAGGCAGCGGAGCTCCATCGCTCTGTCCAAGGCTTCTTCGAGGCCCATCACCGGTTCCTGTTGTCTCTTTTGCTCAACACGATCGAAAACCTAGAGACCCAAATCTCTATCCTTGAATCCCGTATCAAGGAAGTAATGAGAGACGCTCAGGAAGCGATCCGGCGGCTCGAAGAGATTCCCGGTGTAGGCGCGGTTTCCTCCCATGCCATATTGGCCGAGATAGGCCCAACCCTGACTGAGTTCCCCACCGCCCATGCCCTCGCTTCCTGGTGTGGCCTCTCTCCCGGAAACAACCAAAGCGGTGGCAAGCGATTCAGTGGCAAGAGCCCTGTCAAAAAGAACCACCTAAAAACCATCATGGTTGAAGTAGCCTGGCCGGCAATCAAGGCACGAGGATCCTACTACCGGGCCAAATATTACGCCCTGAAAGCGCGCTTGGGGGCCAAAAAGGCCATAATCGCAGTAGCCCACAAAATCCTTAAAACCATTTACCATGTACTCAAATACGGAGTACATTTCAAAGATCTCGGAGAGACTTACCTGCTCGAAAGAAACCGAGAGGCCAAGATAAAATACCTTACCTGGCAAGCGTCTCTCATTGGGTACGAACTCGTACCCCTGGATCAACCGGCAGCAACAGCCCAAGCACCTATATTCACTTAGAAGCGCATCAAAGTCGAAACGCAAACTGAAGCCGTGAGCTCGAATACCAACATGACCAATCGCCGGCTGGCACAACAAACTGTCGGCTCCTTTCGGAGACCACGCATGGGAATCTTCTTAAACTTGCCGGCTTTCTCGAATGGAGATCAACCATGAACATAAGAAAACCTCAAACCCTTGCTGTGTAGCTCGGGACTTTCATGGGAATTTTACATTCAAGATGCTATAGCAGTTGTCAAAATTGGTGACCGATTGAAGAGTTAGGAATATTGGTGGGTGCCGTGCCTCCGTGCCGGCACACCTTCAATATGATCAATGATATCGATAGAATGGACCGGCAGGGACGCCGGTCCCTACCAATATCCTGTAATTCACACGAGAGATAAACGACAGAATTTTTGGCACTGACTATAACTGCACTGACCTGGCTCCGCAGGTCAGTGGCACCCCTGTATCCGTGCCCGAATGTCAATCTTGGGTGCCACGGACCTGCCGTGTAGGTCCGTGTGACCGCCTTAATGAGAAATATCTTGACTGCAAGTCCGTATGAGAATCCATTCTTGCAGTCCTGTTTCGAAATAAAAAATCCGGCGTAATGTGCCGGATTTTTTATTTCCGAACGGTTGCTCTCACATTTCGTCAAAACGGCTTTTATTGCGGTCAAACATCGCTCTTGGAGAGGGGCCGGTATTTGGCGGGGGAGAAAAGATCTCTTTGAGCGTAGCCCATAATCCGCCGCCTTCCTGTTGCGGTTGCTGCTGTTGTTGCTGTTGCGGCATTATCTGGAGCGGAGTTGCCTGACCGGGCCGACCCTGAGAAGGATTGATGATTTGAGGACTGGTCGGCATCCCCTGAGCCGCGGAATATTGCTGCTGTTGAGGCAGTCCCGGCGTCTGACCCGCCTGACCGTAATATTGAGGCTGTGCAGGGGAAGGAGTAGCTCCAGCCTGTCCATATTGTTGCGCCTGCTGAGGTTGTCCGTATCCCTGAGGAACTGCCTGCTGATACTGCTGCTGTTGGACAGACGCCTGGCGAGCCTGATAACCTGCCTGTGAAGGCCTGGCTGCCTCGCCGCCTGTTCCCATGAGATCGTAATAACGATTCTGTGCGTGCTTGAGAGCCTCGTAAGCTTCCGCTACGGCTTTTTGATGATACTCCTGCTGCAGTGCCTTTTGCTTTTGCTCCTGACTACGCACTCGCTGCTGAGCCGTCTCCATCTGCTGCATTGCCTGCTGCAACTCCTGAGCGGCAGCTTGTTGTTGTGCAGACAATTCGGCAGCTCTCTGTCGAGCAACCGCCCTTTCGTAGGCTTTCTGCTGAGCCTGCTGTACCATTGGATCGCTACTCAAACCGCCCTGTTGACCCGGTTGCTCGGCTACCTGCTGCGCGGCCCCATATGCTCCAGGTTGCTGATATCCCTGCTGTTGCTGTTGGTATCCTTGTTGTTGCTGCTGGTATTGTTGGTACGCCTGCTGTTGCTGCTGATACTGCTGGTATGCGGCCAATTGCTGTTGGTACGCCTGCTGATCGTAACCCTGGGCCTGTTGCTGCTCGTAGGCCTGCGCAGCCTGCTGCTGGGCCTTTTGCTGCTTCATGCTCAGGCGTCTCTTCTTGGTGGACTGGGGCTGAGTCTGAGACGCCGGCGCCGTCTGATAATACTGCTGCGCCTGAGCTTGCGGCGTTGTCTGATAATACTGCTGAGCAGGGTATTGACTCTGGTACGTCTGCGCTGGCTGAGCCTGTTGCTGGGAATAGTAATCCGAAGGATTGTAATACATGGCAGTAGTCTGCGGAGAAGTCGCTTCGCTATTCTGTGAGGCCGGATAATAGCTGGTTATGGGAACGGAATTGCCGTAATTGCCCGTAACCGAGTGATATCCTCCCTCCCGCTGCATGCTATCCAAATAGGTATGCCAATACGGATAGTAATAAGGATTCTGACCTTCGAATTGACCGCTGGGTGATTGCATCAAGGTGCTTTGCCCTGAGCCGTAACTTGTAGACCACTGTGCAAAGGCCGGCGCAACGAGAAGCCCCAAACCAAGGGCAGCACCTACCAGGGCCATATATTTGCGTCGCATTGCGAATCTCCTTTCCGGGAAAGCAGTCCGTCAACGGAACAAGAGAAGCGTCGCTGTTGCGCTCTTCTCAAAACAGTTGTCACCATTGACACGAACCACCCACAATAGTGCATTTTTATTATACGTTTTTTGCATAGAGTAATCAAGAACAAAATGGACCGCTTGTATTTCCTAAAAATACCCAAATTCTAGAGGTATACACAAAAAGAAGGGAAATTGCTCATAGAGTTAGCTTTATTTCACCACTTTTAGGAGGCTTTTTGTTGGCTTGGTCGGCTCCGGCGGACCCGAGCCTTTGACCTTCTCGTTAAAAATCTTATTCTTCACTCGCACAGAGTTGATCAGAAAGTACACGACAATGGCTCGCTCCCAGTCTCTTGTGGGAGAAAACTCAGAAACTTTCTTGAGATACTTTTCTTGAAGCTGAGCCAGAGAAGCCTCGTCGAAATCCAGTATCCGATCCGCTAGGCCTAGCAGTACTTCCTCGATCCCCACATTTCCTCCTGTCAGGTTTTCCACGACAGGTTAAAACTTTTCGGATGAGCGGTCAAGGGGCTAACGTCAGATATCGTCCCGGTCTTTTCCGCTGGCTCGGAACTGCCTTTTCAGAACGCTTCGAAAGCGAATACCAAAAAGGTTTTTCCCGGGACTCGGAACGTCAGCACCGTCTCGCCAAACCTGCTTTAGCCCCTGCGTCCAGCGCAATGAGGTTCATTGCACGCACCCGTTCGTTGGGGTGAAGGGCAAGTCGGTCCTTTATCTCATCCGATTGGATGGGGAATTCTTCGATCATGCTCGCAAACCCCAATAACACGACGTTTTCCAGTTGGACACGTCCGAATTCCCGTGCCAGGCGTGCCGCATCCACGCGAAGCACACCATTTTCGCTCGATAGGGGACTATTCTCCACAATGACGCCCTGGGGCTTCAGGTAATGTTTGTTGTTCTCCGTTTCGGTAGCGTCCAG
The sequence above is a segment of the Desulfomonile tiedjei DSM 6799 genome. Coding sequences within it:
- a CDS encoding IS110 family transposase, which codes for MPSRNQNNTTISVVHEISCGLDVHKNSVSACLLYSDSSGTEQSEMREFQTFTDDLIKLKEWLLERECPVIAMESTGPYWTPVHNVLEDSVKVILVNARHMRNVPGHKTDISDSRWLAGLLRHGLLKAAFIPPKHQRQWRDLTRMRRNYKEDLGDFQRRVHKLFQQSNIKIDSVVSDLFGATGRNLMKLLISGDNSPTISEVENCLRGSLQDKAAELHRSVQGFFEAHHRFLLSLLLNTIENLETQISILESRIKEVMRDAQEAIRRLEEIPGVGAVSSHAILAEIGPTLTEFPTAHALASWCGLSPGNNQSGGKRFSGKSPVKKNHLKTIMVEVAWPAIKARGSYYRAKYYALKARLGAKKAIIAVAHKILKTIYHVLKYGVHFKDLGETYLLERNREAKIKYLTWQASLIGYELVPLDQPAATAQAPIFT
- a CDS encoding 2-oxoacid:acceptor oxidoreductase family protein produces the protein MAELILCGRGGQGIVFLTRLLGDIASARGLNVISSETHGMAVRGGSINSHLRIGAFSSPLIRNGHADFLLSLDATETENNKHYLKPQGVIVENSPLSSENGVLRVDAARLAREFGRVQLENVVLLGFASMIEEFPIQSDEIKDRLALHPNERVRAMNLIALDAGAKAGLARRC